The following are encoded together in the Pseudomonas maumuensis genome:
- a CDS encoding ATP phosphoribosyltransferase regulatory subunit, whose protein sequence is MATVDRWLLPDGIEEVLPPEAARIEIARRQVLDLFQSWGYELVVTPHIEYLESLLTGAGQDLDQRTFKVVDPQSGRLMGFRADFTPQVARIDAHTLRREGPSRLCYAGSVLHAQPRALSTSRSPIQLGAELYGDASPTSDVEVISLMLATLQLTDVADVHMDLGHVGIYRGLARAANLSGAVEQQLFDALQRKAVDEVQALTADLPKDLGNMLRALCELCGGREVLAEARVRLGRAPASVLAALDDLLAIADRLASRYPDLPLYFDLGELRGYHYHTGVVFAVFVPGEGQSIAQGGRYDDIGADFGRARPATGFSTDLKTLVTLGRAEVVLPAGGIWMPDSSDAALWQMVCQLRNEGQRVVQALPGQPLSAALEADCDRQLIQQDGRWQVLPLTH, encoded by the coding sequence ATGGCAACGGTAGACCGCTGGCTACTGCCAGATGGCATCGAGGAAGTACTGCCACCTGAGGCGGCGCGCATCGAGATCGCGCGTCGTCAGGTGTTGGACCTGTTCCAGAGTTGGGGTTACGAACTGGTCGTCACCCCGCATATCGAGTACCTGGAGTCGCTGCTCACCGGCGCCGGCCAGGACCTGGACCAGCGTACCTTCAAGGTCGTCGACCCGCAGTCCGGCCGCCTGATGGGCTTCCGTGCCGACTTTACGCCGCAGGTGGCGCGCATCGACGCCCACACCCTGCGCCGTGAAGGCCCGAGCCGCCTGTGCTATGCCGGCAGCGTGTTGCATGCGCAGCCGCGTGCCCTGTCGACCTCGCGCAGCCCGATCCAGCTGGGCGCCGAGCTGTACGGCGACGCCAGCCCTACCAGCGATGTCGAAGTCATCAGCCTGATGCTCGCCACGCTGCAGCTGACCGATGTCGCCGATGTGCACATGGACCTTGGCCATGTCGGTATCTACCGCGGCCTGGCCCGTGCCGCCAACCTGTCCGGCGCGGTCGAGCAGCAGCTGTTCGATGCCCTGCAGCGCAAGGCCGTCGATGAAGTGCAGGCGCTGACCGCAGACCTGCCGAAGGACCTGGGCAACATGTTGCGCGCCCTGTGCGAGCTGTGCGGTGGTCGTGAAGTGCTGGCCGAGGCCCGTGTGCGCCTGGGCCGCGCCCCGGCCAGCGTGCTGGCGGCGCTGGACGACCTGTTGGCGATCGCCGATCGCTTGGCTTCGCGCTACCCGGACCTGCCGCTGTACTTCGACCTCGGCGAACTGCGCGGCTACCACTATCACACCGGCGTGGTGTTCGCCGTGTTCGTGCCTGGCGAAGGTCAATCGATCGCCCAGGGCGGCCGCTATGACGACATCGGCGCCGATTTTGGCCGGGCACGCCCGGCCACCGGATTCTCCACGGATTTGAAGACCCTGGTCACACTGGGGCGAGCGGAGGTCGTATTGCCTGCTGGCGGCATCTGGATGCCCGACAGCAGCGATGCGGCCCTCTGGCAGATGGTCTGCCAGTTGCGCAACGAGGGCCAGCGAGTGGTCCAGGCTTTGCCTGGCCAGCCGCTGAGTGCTGCCCTCGAGGCGGATTGTGATCGGCAATTGATTCAGCAAGACGGGCGCTGGCAGGTTCTGCCGCTGACCCATTGA
- the hflC gene encoding protease modulator HflC encodes MSNKSLFALIGAVVLAIAAWNCFYIVSQTERAVLLQFGRVVKADVQPGLHVKVPYVNQVRKFDARLMTLDAPTQRFLTLEKKAVMVDAYAKWRVKDAERFYTATSGMKQIADERLSRRLESGLRDQFGKRTLHEVVSGERDALMADITASLNRMASKELGIEVVDVRVKAIDLPKEVNRSVFDRMSTEREREAREHRAKGNELAEGIRADADRQRRVLLAEAYREAEETRGDGDAQAAAIYAKAYTQDADFYAFYRSLKAYRESFSSKSDVLVLDSKNEFFRFLDKSKP; translated from the coding sequence ATGAGCAATAAGTCACTGTTCGCCCTGATCGGCGCCGTGGTGCTGGCGATCGCCGCCTGGAACTGCTTCTACATCGTTTCGCAGACTGAACGCGCGGTACTGCTGCAGTTCGGCCGCGTGGTCAAGGCCGATGTCCAGCCTGGCCTGCACGTGAAGGTGCCGTACGTGAACCAGGTGCGCAAGTTCGACGCCCGCCTGATGACCCTCGACGCACCGACCCAGCGTTTCCTGACGCTGGAGAAGAAAGCGGTGATGGTCGATGCCTACGCCAAATGGCGGGTCAAGGACGCCGAGCGCTTCTATACCGCAACTTCGGGTATGAAGCAGATCGCCGACGAGCGCCTGTCGCGTCGTCTGGAGAGCGGCCTGCGTGACCAGTTTGGTAAACGCACCCTGCACGAAGTGGTTTCCGGTGAGCGTGATGCGCTGATGGCGGATATCACCGCTTCGCTGAACCGCATGGCCAGCAAGGAGTTGGGTATCGAAGTGGTCGACGTTCGCGTCAAGGCCATCGACCTGCCCAAGGAAGTCAACCGCAGTGTGTTCGACCGCATGAGCACCGAGCGCGAGCGTGAAGCCCGCGAACACCGTGCCAAGGGTAACGAGCTGGCCGAAGGTATTCGTGCCGACGCCGACCGTCAGCGCCGCGTGCTGCTGGCCGAAGCGTACCGCGAAGCGGAAGAGACCCGCGGTGATGGCGATGCCCAGGCAGCTGCCATCTATGCCAAGGCCTACACGCAGGACGCCGATTTCTACGCGTTTTACCGTAGCCTCAAGGCTTACCGCGAAAGCTTCTCCAGCAAGAGCGATGTGCTGGTCCTGGATTCGAAGAACGAGTTCTTCCGCTTCCTGGACAAGAGCAAGCCCTGA
- the hflK gene encoding FtsH protease activity modulator HflK, which produces MAWNEPGGNSNNQDPWGGRRNGGGGGGDKKGPPDLDEAFRKLQDSLNGMFGSGKKRGGGGDRNIGKGGGYGLLGIGLAALAAIWLYNAVYVVDEQEQAVVLRFGKYYETVGPGLNIYFPPIDRKYMENVTRERAYTKQGQMLTEDENIVEVPLTVQYRISNLQDFVLNVDQPEVSLQHATDSALRHVVGSTSMDQVLTEGREQMAVDIRERLQRFLDTYRTGITVTQVNVQSAAAPREVQEAFDDVIRAREDEQRARNQAESYANGVVPEARGQAQRIIEDANGYRDEVIARAKGEADRFTKLVAEYRKAPEVTRQRLYLDTMQEVYSNSSKVLVTAKDGQNNLLYLPLDKMVEGSRGNSAAPASSVSPSVNDAAARAAQDLQPQPPLRSRESR; this is translated from the coding sequence GCGGTGGTGGCGACAAGAAAGGTCCACCGGATCTGGACGAGGCCTTCCGCAAGCTGCAGGACAGCCTGAACGGCATGTTCGGCAGTGGCAAGAAACGCGGCGGCGGCGGTGACCGCAATATCGGCAAGGGTGGCGGCTACGGCCTGCTGGGCATCGGCCTGGCGGCTCTGGCGGCAATCTGGCTGTACAACGCCGTCTATGTCGTGGACGAGCAGGAGCAGGCCGTGGTGCTGCGCTTCGGCAAGTACTACGAGACCGTCGGTCCCGGCCTGAATATCTACTTCCCGCCGATCGACCGCAAGTACATGGAAAACGTGACCCGCGAGCGGGCCTACACCAAGCAGGGGCAGATGCTCACCGAAGACGAGAACATCGTCGAAGTGCCATTGACCGTGCAGTACCGCATCAGCAACCTGCAGGACTTCGTGCTCAACGTCGACCAGCCGGAAGTCAGCCTGCAGCATGCGACCGACAGCGCCCTGCGCCACGTGGTGGGTTCCACCTCGATGGACCAGGTGCTGACCGAAGGCCGCGAGCAGATGGCCGTGGACATCCGCGAGCGTCTGCAGCGTTTCCTCGACACCTACCGTACCGGTATCACCGTCACCCAGGTCAACGTACAGAGCGCGGCAGCCCCGCGTGAAGTGCAGGAAGCCTTCGACGACGTGATCCGTGCCCGTGAGGACGAGCAGCGTGCGCGCAACCAGGCCGAGTCCTACGCCAACGGCGTGGTGCCGGAGGCCCGTGGCCAGGCGCAGCGCATCATCGAGGACGCCAACGGCTACCGCGATGAAGTCATCGCCCGCGCCAAGGGTGAGGCCGATCGCTTCACCAAGCTGGTCGCCGAGTACCGCAAGGCGCCGGAGGTCACGCGCCAGCGTCTGTACCTGGACACCATGCAGGAGGTCTACAGCAACTCCAGCAAGGTCCTGGTCACGGCCAAGGACGGGCAGAACAACCTGCTCTACCTGCCGCTGGACAAGATGGTCGAAGGCAGTCGCGGCAACAGTGCAGCGCCGGCCAGCAGCGTATCGCCGTCGGTCAATGACGCCGCCGCGCGTGCCGCGCAGGACCTGCAACCACAACCGCCGCTGCGTTCCAGGGAGAGCCGCTGA